From a single Bryobacter aggregatus MPL3 genomic region:
- a CDS encoding recombinase family protein — MKVIGYIRVSTDKQADKGVSLEAQEAKIRAMAAVQDLEVSEIIVDGGESAKSLSRPGMDRLLSIVDRGEVDCVIICKADRLTRSVKDLPRFSNVFKSETSGL; from the coding sequence ATGAAAGTGATCGGCTATATCCGGGTGAGTACAGACAAGCAGGCTGACAAGGGCGTGTCGCTAGAGGCACAAGAAGCCAAGATCCGCGCAATGGCTGCCGTGCAGGATTTGGAAGTCTCAGAGATCATCGTCGACGGCGGTGAATCGGCTAAGAGTCTCAGCCGTCCAGGGATGGACCGATTGCTTTCAATCGTGGATCGCGGAGAGGTTGATTGCGTGATCATCTGCAAAGCCGATCGGCTAACGCGTTCCGTAAAGGATCTGCCACGCTTCTCGAACGTTTTCAAAAGCGAAACGTCGGGCTTGTAA